In Entomomonas moraniae, one DNA window encodes the following:
- the pyk gene encoding pyruvate kinase, with protein MKKTKIVCTLGPATDSPDTLDQLLINGMNVARFNFSHGTHADHQARIAAIRESSKRVGIPVAIMLDTKGPEMRLGCFINGKVTLQKGQQFILTTEDRLGDETIASINHQNLPQEVQVGNKILLADGLIELTIQSIQKNHIITIVENTGGISDRKRIAAPGVSLGLPPVSEKDIEDILFGIEQDIDFIAASFIQRASDVQLIKKILNDHNASIQIISKIENAEGVKNMTEILEVSDGLMVARGDLGVEIPAEEVPLIQKEMIKLCNKLGKPVITATQMLESMISNPRPTRAEASDVANAILDGTDAIMLSGETASGQYPVEAVKTMSSLAKRTEQAIDCETALIHSGFKRTNTTDAISHACVQIAVELNIKGIIIPTESGFTAQMVSRYKPQPFIFAVTPHEKTVRRLQLIWGVIALQGNQSSNTDSMTKEAIQCCLNTGHIKVGDLVEVTAGIPIGTQGSTNMIQVHIAGNSLGS; from the coding sequence ATGAAAAAGACTAAAATCGTCTGTACACTCGGGCCAGCAACAGACTCTCCTGACACCCTAGATCAATTACTCATCAATGGTATGAATGTCGCTAGGTTTAACTTTTCTCATGGAACACATGCTGATCATCAAGCTAGAATAGCTGCTATTAGAGAGTCCTCTAAACGTGTGGGAATTCCAGTAGCTATCATGCTCGATACAAAAGGCCCCGAAATGCGATTGGGCTGTTTTATAAACGGGAAAGTAACATTACAAAAGGGCCAACAGTTTATTTTAACAACGGAAGATCGCTTGGGTGATGAAACCATCGCTTCTATTAATCACCAAAACCTCCCCCAAGAAGTACAAGTAGGTAACAAAATTTTATTAGCCGATGGACTGATAGAACTTACGATTCAATCAATTCAAAAAAACCACATTATAACAATCGTTGAAAATACGGGGGGTATTAGTGATAGAAAGCGTATTGCAGCGCCTGGTGTTAGCTTAGGGCTTCCACCTGTTTCAGAAAAAGATATTGAAGACATTTTGTTTGGTATTGAACAGGATATAGACTTCATTGCAGCATCATTCATCCAGCGTGCTTCCGACGTACAACTTATTAAAAAAATATTAAACGATCATAACGCAAGCATTCAAATTATCTCTAAAATTGAGAATGCCGAAGGCGTTAAAAATATGACAGAAATTCTGGAGGTATCTGATGGGCTTATGGTAGCACGAGGAGATTTAGGTGTAGAAATCCCTGCTGAAGAAGTTCCTCTTATACAAAAAGAAATGATTAAACTCTGCAATAAATTAGGTAAACCCGTTATTACAGCAACCCAAATGCTAGAAAGCATGATCTCTAATCCTCGACCAACAAGGGCAGAAGCATCCGATGTCGCCAATGCCATTTTAGATGGAACGGATGCGATTATGTTAAGCGGTGAAACAGCCTCTGGACAATACCCTGTAGAAGCGGTTAAAACCATGTCTTCACTCGCTAAACGAACAGAGCAAGCCATTGATTGTGAAACAGCACTAATTCACTCAGGTTTTAAAAGAACCAATACAACGGATGCCATCAGCCATGCTTGCGTACAGATTGCTGTTGAGTTAAATATCAAAGGGATTATTATTCCTACCGAAAGTGGCTTTACAGCACAAATGGTATCGCGTTACAAACCACAACCCTTTATTTTTGCTGTGACACCTCATGAGAAAACCGTGAGACGCTTACAATTAATTTGGGGCGTGATAGCATTACAAGGAAACCAAAGCAGTAATACAGATAGCATGACTAAAGAAGCTATTCAATGTTGTCTGAACACTGGGCATATTAAAGTAGGCGATCTTGTTGAAGTAACAGCTGGCATACCTATTGGTACCCAAGGCAGTACCAACATGATACAAGTACACATTGCAGGCAATAGTTTAGGTAGCTAA
- a CDS encoding sodium:calcium antiporter, with the protein MLLTFTLFLLSAWAIYFSCEYFVNGIEWLGRRLRLGATAVGSVLAAFGTALPESVVTFMAVVFGNTPEQKNLGIGAAMGGPLVLATLAYAIVGLVLIFNRKRLRRNSYQLSVDHARISRDQGTFLAIFVVKVALGLIVFSFKPWLGILFLLAYAIYVWREIKDADTSSDEEALEPLKICPSTANPSLALACLQTLLSLLVIGFASHQFVIQLESIAIALHWQPTLVAVLLSPVATELPEMMNALIWVRQGKERLALANISGAMMIQATIPSALGIFFTPWKFDGLLLTSGIITMLAIAFLWQIFRRGIVDCRALVWVSSLYAIFVAMVVIYF; encoded by the coding sequence ATGCTTCTCACGTTCACATTATTTCTTCTATCTGCATGGGCAATCTATTTTTCTTGCGAATATTTCGTGAACGGGATCGAGTGGCTTGGTCGTCGTTTGCGTCTTGGTGCTACTGCTGTTGGTTCGGTATTGGCCGCTTTTGGTACAGCATTACCAGAAAGTGTTGTAACTTTTATGGCTGTTGTATTCGGTAATACGCCTGAACAAAAAAATCTTGGCATTGGTGCTGCGATGGGAGGTCCTCTCGTATTGGCAACACTCGCTTATGCTATTGTGGGGTTAGTGCTAATATTTAATCGAAAACGACTTAGACGCAACTCGTATCAACTGAGTGTGGATCACGCTCGCATTAGTAGAGACCAAGGAACTTTTCTTGCGATATTTGTAGTCAAAGTAGCGCTTGGTCTTATCGTTTTTTCTTTTAAGCCTTGGCTCGGCATTTTATTCTTACTTGCTTATGCAATCTATGTATGGCGTGAGATTAAGGATGCTGATACTTCATCCGATGAAGAAGCGTTGGAACCATTAAAGATCTGCCCATCTACAGCTAATCCCTCCTTAGCCTTGGCGTGTTTACAAACACTGCTATCTTTATTGGTTATTGGCTTTGCCTCTCACCAGTTTGTAATCCAACTTGAATCGATTGCCATAGCCTTACATTGGCAACCCACTTTGGTGGCTGTATTGCTTAGCCCTGTTGCAACAGAGCTACCAGAAATGATGAATGCTCTTATTTGGGTTCGTCAGGGAAAAGAGCGTTTGGCACTTGCTAATATTTCAGGTGCAATGATGATTCAAGCAACTATTCCCAGTGCCCTTGGCATATTCTTTACCCCTTGGAAATTCGATGGCTTGCTGCTAACCTCTGGTATTATTACGATGTTAGCAATAGCCTTTTTGTGGCAAATATTTCGTCGAGGCATTGTTGATTGCCGAGCACTAGTTTGGGTCAGTAGCCTATATGCTATTTTTGTAGCAATGGTGGTCATTTATTTTTAA
- a CDS encoding beta strand repeat-containing protein: MIFRRALVSILVTTIGHSYTAVAAEKTDNLADNGSSWLKENNGINKIIIGENGNGNSLINNGILIPQDSIGKNITENNVINIKDTTGLNIDTVYGGYCQGQNQSCSANNTAVVVDNGTNINSILGASSTSSTQTDTSNTSNTLTYTNKAVGSAYLNSGSATNDMYGTQTSTDTTAVLNANGGSIFAVTNGTSYTNEATGNAHLNSGSVNGSMYGAHTSANATASLNVHSNNTYSATNNANYTNEVTGNAYLNGGSVGDSIYGAYVESTSASNASTENYSKATATNSANFTNKITGNVYLNGGSVGSSAYGAYSSSNASTNAFMNVSFNEPATTKNTSTFNNQISGNLFLTGTTVNGNIYGAASNDSSTVIAKANMSNTQDPKVTNNATITSNVKGNIAVDGGTINGNIYGAHSSVTATTTTFNNANHTTTFNITNQGNVSLSGNVNVNSNAEIWGGYLDNNTLATTPVYYEIFKGNTFTMSSSPITVSKIGNFENYNFNLNNNNKTAIANNQALVTVTDTMQNDNTVENDGTVGGKTTANKSTVSIAGISGTGIVKKGDTITLIDSSGASSFNGGDNTGDIGGLFNTQTGDTTKNIKVGLVGKADVSYTVDTANNKILATVDDISVSKDDVTASVKPLAEGRLAALQNTTRGADLLLDVMGKNKAVGTFTPIFVIDGGLYKYNSGSHIRTRDYRTMLGTRYQFTDNFYAGIAFEYGRSNYDTYNKFNSVNVNGNGHTYNYGASIFGKYTYNLNIGELYTDAVFRFGRTRTEFKSHDIITGSGSSAKYKSDANYVGGLVGTGFIYSLNNTSSFDTSAHYFYDQLRSDSVVIDGDKVNFKRATSSRAQLKEQYNYKLNNLATLYFGGMYEYEFDSKAHANTAGISIDAPSVKGSTGALELGVKATPFVKNKDLTVNMGVKGYVGKRKGGALSLSVNYDF, translated from the coding sequence ATGATCTTTAGAAGAGCGTTAGTATCTATATTAGTTACCACTATAGGACATAGCTACACAGCAGTTGCAGCTGAGAAAACGGACAATCTAGCTGATAATGGTAGTAGTTGGCTCAAAGAAAATAATGGTATTAATAAAATTATAATTGGGGAAAATGGTAATGGAAATAGCTTAATTAACAATGGTATTCTCATCCCTCAAGACAGTATTGGCAAGAACATAACAGAGAATAATGTTATTAACATTAAAGATACCACTGGATTAAACATTGATACTGTTTATGGAGGATATTGCCAAGGACAGAATCAAAGTTGTAGTGCAAATAATACGGCGGTAGTTGTTGATAATGGAACAAATATCAACTCAATACTTGGCGCATCTTCCACATCATCCACACAAACAGATACATCAAATACAAGTAATACCCTGACTTATACTAACAAAGCGGTAGGCAGCGCTTATTTAAATAGCGGTTCAGCTACTAATGATATGTACGGTACGCAAACAAGCACGGATACAACTGCCGTGCTTAATGCCAATGGCGGCAGCATCTTTGCTGTTACTAACGGTACTAGTTACACGAATGAAGCGACAGGTAATGCCCATTTAAACAGCGGCTCTGTTAACGGTAGCATGTATGGTGCTCATACGAGCGCTAATGCGACAGCTAGTCTTAACGTTCATAGCAATAATACCTATAGTGCTACTAATAACGCCAACTATACTAATGAAGTAACAGGGAATGCTTACCTAAATGGAGGTTCTGTTGGAGACTCAATATACGGTGCTTATGTAGAATCTACCTCAGCCTCTAATGCATCAACAGAAAATTACTCTAAAGCCACAGCAACTAATAGCGCAAACTTCACTAACAAAATAACAGGTAATGTTTATTTAAATGGTGGTTCAGTTGGTAGCTCTGCATATGGGGCATATTCATCCTCTAATGCTAGTACAAATGCTTTTATGAATGTGTCTTTCAACGAGCCTGCTACAACCAAAAATACCTCTACCTTTAATAACCAAATCTCAGGTAACCTCTTTTTAACCGGTACTACTGTTAATGGTAATATTTATGGGGCAGCATCAAATGATAGCTCTACTGTAATAGCTAAAGCTAACATGTCGAACACTCAAGACCCTAAAGTAACTAATAATGCTACTATTACCAGTAATGTAAAGGGAAATATCGCTGTAGATGGTGGAACTATTAATGGCAATATTTATGGGGCACATTCCAGTGTTACTGCTACCACGACTACTTTTAATAATGCCAATCACACCACTACTTTTAATATAACAAATCAAGGAAATGTTTCCTTATCAGGGAATGTAAACGTAAACAGCAACGCTGAAATTTGGGGGGGTTATTTAGATAATAATACACTCGCTACCACACCTGTTTACTATGAGATATTTAAAGGTAATACCTTTACAATGAGCTCAAGCCCCATCACTGTGAGCAAAATAGGTAATTTTGAGAATTATAACTTTAACCTTAACAATAATAACAAAACAGCCATTGCTAACAATCAGGCACTAGTAACCGTAACAGATACAATGCAGAATGATAATACTGTTGAAAATGATGGTACTGTCGGCGGTAAAACAACCGCCAACAAATCAACCGTATCAATTGCTGGTATCTCAGGCACGGGAATTGTTAAGAAAGGTGATACCATCACATTGATCGACTCAAGCGGTGCATCATCATTTAATGGTGGCGATAACACTGGGGATATCGGTGGATTATTTAATACACAAACAGGCGATACCACCAAGAATATTAAGGTTGGCTTAGTTGGAAAAGCCGATGTTAGTTACACCGTAGACACAGCTAATAATAAAATTTTAGCAACGGTTGATGATATTAGCGTAAGTAAAGATGATGTCACAGCAAGTGTCAAACCACTTGCTGAAGGTCGTCTTGCTGCTCTACAAAATACCACACGAGGAGCAGATTTACTCCTCGATGTAATGGGTAAAAATAAAGCAGTAGGTACTTTTACCCCCATCTTCGTCATTGATGGTGGATTGTACAAATATAACAGCGGTTCACATATCAGAACGCGCGATTATCGCACGATGCTAGGTACTCGTTATCAGTTTACTGATAATTTTTATGCAGGTATAGCATTTGAATATGGTCGTAGCAATTACGATACCTATAATAAATTTAACTCTGTTAATGTAAATGGTAATGGTCATACCTATAACTATGGCGCATCTATCTTTGGTAAATATACCTATAACTTAAATATAGGCGAGCTTTATACAGATGCTGTCTTTAGATTTGGTAGAACTCGTACCGAATTTAAATCACACGATATTATTACAGGTAGCGGTAGTTCTGCAAAATACAAAAGCGATGCTAATTATGTGGGCGGTTTAGTGGGTACTGGCTTTATTTACTCACTTAATAATACATCAAGTTTTGATACTTCTGCCCATTATTTCTATGACCAATTACGCTCAGACAGTGTAGTGATTGATGGCGATAAAGTTAACTTCAAAAGAGCCACCTCATCACGTGCACAATTAAAAGAACAATATAACTATAAACTCAATAATCTAGCAACATTATACTTCGGTGGAATGTATGAATATGAGTTTGATAGTAAAGCCCATGCCAATACTGCAGGAATTAGTATTGATGCACCATCGGTTAAAGGATCCACTGGAGCACTCGAACTAGGAGTAAAAGCAACGCCGTTTGTTAAGAACAAAGACTTAACGGTTAATATGGGTGTAAAAGGCTACGTTGGTAAACGAAAAGGGGGAGCTCTTTCGTTATCTGTTAACTATGATTTTTAG
- the eno gene encoding phosphopyruvate hydratase, with protein sequence MTIAQIIGREILDSRGNPTVEADVLLTSGIRGRAAVPSGASTGSREALELRDGEKDRYFGKGCLKAVEYINTEINTALIGQDETNQQLIDQRLIELDGTPTKSRLGANAMLAVSLAVAKAAAKTSGLPLYRYIGGAGPISMPVPMMNVINGGAHANNSLDIQEFMIMPLGAKSFKEALRCGAEIFQVLKKICNAKGFATTVGDEGGFAPNLNSHEEAITLILEAIEKAGYHAGKDVFLALDCAASEFCNEGKYQLSAEGLSLNSEQFTDYLERLANQYPIISIEDGMGESDWAGWEILTKRLGKKIQLVGDDLFVTNPKILAEGIHQGLANALLVKVNQIGTLTETLQAVDLAKRYHYACVMSHRSGETEDSTIADLAVATNCMQIKTGSLSRSDRMAKYNQLLRIEQELGSMAYYPGKGALYIK encoded by the coding sequence ATGACCATTGCACAAATAATAGGCCGTGAAATTCTCGACTCTCGGGGCAATCCAACAGTTGAGGCTGATGTATTACTTACTTCGGGTATAAGGGGTAGAGCAGCTGTTCCTTCTGGAGCTTCAACGGGGAGTAGAGAAGCCTTAGAACTAAGAGATGGCGAAAAAGATCGTTATTTTGGAAAGGGCTGTTTGAAAGCCGTTGAGTATATTAATACAGAAATTAATACTGCATTAATTGGACAGGATGAAACTAATCAACAATTAATTGATCAGCGATTAATTGAGCTAGATGGTACGCCGACTAAAAGCCGTTTAGGGGCAAATGCAATGTTGGCAGTTTCTTTAGCGGTAGCTAAAGCAGCTGCTAAAACATCAGGATTACCCTTGTATCGTTATATTGGTGGTGCAGGCCCCATCAGTATGCCTGTACCTATGATGAATGTGATCAATGGTGGTGCACATGCTAATAATAGTCTGGATATTCAAGAGTTCATGATTATGCCATTGGGGGCTAAATCTTTTAAAGAGGCATTACGGTGTGGCGCTGAGATTTTTCAAGTGCTAAAAAAAATCTGTAATGCAAAAGGGTTTGCCACAACGGTTGGTGATGAAGGTGGTTTTGCTCCTAACCTTAACTCACATGAAGAAGCGATCACACTTATATTAGAGGCTATTGAAAAAGCAGGTTACCATGCAGGTAAAGATGTATTTTTGGCTTTAGACTGTGCTGCGAGTGAGTTTTGTAATGAGGGTAAATATCAATTATCAGCTGAAGGGCTTTCGTTAAACTCAGAACAGTTTACAGATTATTTAGAAAGATTGGCTAATCAATATCCGATTATTTCTATTGAAGATGGTATGGGGGAAAGTGATTGGGCTGGTTGGGAAATACTCACTAAACGATTAGGGAAGAAAATACAATTAGTAGGTGATGATCTGTTTGTGACAAATCCAAAAATTTTAGCAGAAGGTATCCATCAAGGGCTAGCAAATGCTTTATTGGTTAAAGTGAATCAAATAGGGACGTTAACAGAAACATTGCAAGCAGTTGATCTCGCTAAGCGTTACCATTATGCTTGTGTGATGAGCCATCGTTCAGGTGAAACAGAAGATAGCACGATTGCGGATCTTGCCGTTGCAACGAATTGTATGCAAATTAAAACGGGCTCATTATCTCGTTCAGACCGTATGGCGAAATACAATCAGTTATTGAGAATAGAGCAGGAATTAGGTTCTATGGCGTATTACCCTGGTAAGGGTGCATTGTATATTAAGTGA
- a CDS encoding glycerate kinase type-2 family protein, giving the protein MMRQPKEILNQLLRVVLHAAMPEGKMEHFLPKTPPKGKTIVLGAGKAAASMAAELERVYPFPIEGMVITRYDHGVPTKHIKVIEASHPIPDSKGQEAAKSLYEYAKSATADDLVIFLASGGASALMSLPCEGISLEDKKVITKQLLACGAPIDEMNVVRKHLSAIKGGRLAQAAAPAKVITFAISDVVGDDLSVIGSGATVPDPSTFADVRRILKKYKIQLPEAAANLLATVTEKDETPKALSNIESHLIVTPYEAFKATEKAAEEMGLNVLFLGDSITGEARHVAAMHAGIVRHIKQNNEPIAKPALLLSGGETTVTINSEGGRGGRNTEFLLSLAIELNGLDNVYAIACDTDGIDGSEDNAGAIITPDTLTRADQQGVSAAQYLAKNDAYSFFSELGDLVITTPSRTNINDFRAILIL; this is encoded by the coding sequence ATCATGCGTCAGCCAAAAGAAATTCTAAATCAACTGCTTAGAGTTGTCTTACATGCGGCAATGCCTGAAGGTAAAATGGAGCATTTTTTACCAAAAACACCACCAAAAGGCAAAACCATTGTTTTAGGTGCAGGTAAAGCAGCAGCGAGTATGGCGGCTGAATTAGAGCGCGTTTATCCATTTCCCATTGAAGGGATGGTAATTACCCGCTATGACCATGGCGTGCCAACGAAACATATCAAAGTGATAGAGGCTTCACATCCTATTCCTGATAGTAAAGGACAAGAGGCTGCCAAAAGCTTATATGAGTATGCCAAGTCAGCAACGGCTGATGATCTTGTAATATTTTTGGCTTCTGGTGGCGCTTCTGCATTAATGAGTTTGCCTTGTGAAGGTATTAGTTTAGAAGACAAAAAAGTTATCACTAAGCAATTATTAGCTTGTGGTGCACCTATTGATGAAATGAACGTAGTCCGTAAGCATCTTTCTGCTATTAAAGGTGGACGTTTAGCTCAAGCCGCAGCACCTGCAAAAGTAATTACATTTGCTATTTCCGATGTAGTGGGAGATGATTTGTCAGTTATTGGTTCAGGCGCAACAGTTCCTGACCCTTCAACGTTTGCTGATGTAAGGCGTATTCTTAAAAAATATAAAATACAACTTCCTGAGGCGGCAGCAAATTTATTAGCTACGGTAACTGAAAAAGATGAAACCCCAAAAGCATTAAGTAATATTGAGTCTCATCTTATTGTGACACCGTATGAAGCATTTAAAGCAACGGAAAAAGCAGCTGAAGAAATGGGGCTTAATGTTTTATTTTTAGGGGATAGTATTACGGGAGAAGCACGCCATGTCGCTGCTATGCACGCTGGTATCGTAAGGCACATCAAACAAAATAATGAACCTATTGCTAAGCCTGCCTTATTATTATCGGGTGGCGAAACGACCGTTACAATTAACTCAGAAGGTGGTCGTGGGGGGAGAAATACAGAGTTCCTTTTATCATTAGCTATTGAGTTAAATGGTTTAGATAATGTTTATGCCATTGCTTGTGATACGGATGGTATTGATGGTAGTGAAGACAATGCAGGCGCTATTATTACGCCAGATACTTTGACTCGAGCTGATCAACAAGGGGTATCTGCTGCCCAATATTTGGCTAAAAATGATGCCTATAGCTTTTTTAGTGAGTTAGGTGATTTAGTCATAACAACACCTAGTAGAACCAATATTAATGATTTTAGAGCAATATTAATTTTATAG
- the garR gene encoding 2-hydroxy-3-oxopropionate reductase, with product MIVGFIGLGIMGKPMSKNLLKAGYSLVVYDHNQDTVKEVAAAGAKAAQSTKEVAEQSDVIITMLPNSPHVKEVALGEGGLVDVAKKGTVLIDMSSIAPLASREIHDALAAKGIAMLDAPVSGGEPKAIDGTLSVMVGGDKALFDKYYDLMKAMAGSVVYTGGIGAGNVTKLANQVIVALNIAAMSEAFTLATKAGVEPELVYQAIRGGLAGSTVLDAKAPMVLDRNFKPGFRIDLHIKDLQNALDTSHGVGSSLPLTAAVMEIMQALRTDGMGDLDHSAIARFYEKAAKVEIKK from the coding sequence ATGATCGTAGGTTTTATTGGCTTAGGCATTATGGGTAAACCAATGAGTAAAAACTTGTTAAAAGCAGGTTATTCATTAGTGGTTTATGATCATAATCAAGACACAGTAAAAGAAGTTGCTGCTGCTGGTGCGAAAGCTGCGCAATCTACTAAAGAAGTGGCTGAGCAAAGCGACGTTATTATCACAATGCTTCCAAACTCGCCTCATGTAAAAGAGGTGGCTTTAGGCGAAGGTGGTCTTGTTGATGTAGCGAAAAAAGGGACTGTACTCATTGATATGAGTTCTATTGCTCCATTGGCTAGCCGTGAAATTCATGATGCATTAGCGGCAAAAGGTATCGCTATGCTTGATGCGCCTGTTAGTGGCGGTGAACCTAAAGCTATTGATGGTACGCTTTCTGTTATGGTGGGTGGCGATAAAGCACTTTTTGATAAGTATTATGACTTAATGAAGGCAATGGCCGGTTCTGTTGTTTATACCGGTGGTATTGGTGCAGGTAACGTGACTAAGTTAGCAAACCAAGTCATTGTAGCGTTAAATATTGCGGCGATGTCAGAAGCATTTACTTTAGCTACGAAAGCAGGCGTTGAACCTGAGTTAGTATACCAAGCAATTCGTGGTGGTTTGGCGGGTAGTACAGTATTAGATGCGAAAGCTCCGATGGTACTTGACCGCAATTTTAAACCTGGCTTCCGTATCGATTTGCACATTAAAGATTTACAGAATGCACTAGATACTTCGCATGGTGTGGGCTCTTCATTACCATTAACTGCAGCGGTGATGGAAATTATGCAAGCCTTGCGTACAGATGGTATGGGTGATCTTGATCACAGTGCTATTGCACGTTTCTATGAGAAAGCTGCTAAGGTTGAAATTAAAAAATAA
- the garL gene encoding 2-dehydro-3-deoxyglucarate aldolase, whose protein sequence is MSKENTCFNQFKQDVLNRKKLFGCWAALGSPVTTEILGLAGFDWLLLDSEHACNDVLSLIPQLMTLKDSKSAPIVRPASNDPVLLKRLLDIGFYNFLIPMVETKEQAIQAVKSTRYPPEGFRGVSVAHRSNRFGTIPDYFEKINQNICVMVQIESQQGVDNIEEISAVDGVDLLFVGPGDLSAALNHLGQPGHPDVQKVIQRIFDVAKAHNKSVGILAPVEADARRYIEMGATFVGVGSDLGAFRGATQALADKYLK, encoded by the coding sequence ATGTCTAAAGAAAATACGTGTTTTAATCAATTTAAGCAAGATGTTCTCAATAGAAAAAAATTGTTTGGTTGTTGGGCTGCTTTAGGTAGCCCTGTAACAACCGAAATTTTAGGGTTGGCAGGGTTTGATTGGTTGTTGCTAGATAGTGAGCATGCGTGTAATGATGTGCTATCTTTAATTCCACAATTAATGACCTTAAAAGACAGTAAAAGCGCACCTATTGTGAGACCAGCTTCTAATGATCCTGTATTATTAAAGCGACTCTTAGATATCGGCTTTTATAACTTCCTTATTCCGATGGTTGAAACGAAAGAGCAAGCTATTCAAGCGGTAAAGTCAACTCGTTACCCACCAGAAGGTTTTAGGGGGGTATCTGTTGCCCACCGTAGCAATCGCTTTGGTACAATTCCTGATTATTTTGAAAAAATAAATCAAAATATTTGTGTGATGGTTCAAATTGAAAGTCAGCAGGGTGTTGATAATATAGAAGAAATTTCCGCCGTTGACGGAGTGGATCTATTATTTGTTGGCCCTGGTGATCTATCAGCTGCATTAAATCATTTAGGGCAGCCCGGGCACCCTGATGTACAAAAAGTTATTCAACGTATCTTTGATGTGGCAAAGGCTCATAATAAAAGTGTGGGCATTTTAGCACCTGTTGAAGCTGATGCACGTCGTTATATCGAAATGGGTGCAACGTTTGTTGGTGTAGGTAGTGATTTAGGAGCCTTTAGAGGGGCAACTCAAGCACTAGCAGATAAATATTTAAAATAA
- the gudD gene encoding glucarate dehydratase — MSNKTPVITEMQVIPVAGHDSMLLNLSGAHAPFFTRNIVILKDNSGNMGVGEVPCVGTVTKTLEDAKSLVIGQPIGEYKNIMNKVRTQFADRDVGGRGNQTFDQRSTIHVVTAIEAAMLDLLGKFLNVTVASLLGDGQQRDEVETLSYLFYVGDRKKTDLPYQSQPNESCDWYRLRHEEALTPEAIARLAEATYEKYGFNDFKLKGGVLRGEDEAEAIIAIKKKFPNARVTLDPNGGWSLEEAIKIGKYLKGTLAYAEDPCGAEQGYSGREIMAEFRRATGLPTATNMIATDWRQMGHALSLQSVDIPLADPHFWTMNGSVRVAQMCHEFGLTWGSHSNNHFDVSLAMFTHVAAAAPGNITAIDTHWIWQEGNQRITKEPLQIVKGMIQVPKKPGLGVEIDMDQVLKAHEVFKNMGLGARNDAMAMQYLIPNWTFDNKRPCLVR; from the coding sequence ATGAGTAATAAGACACCCGTAATTACAGAGATGCAAGTCATTCCTGTTGCTGGTCACGACAGTATGTTGTTAAATTTAAGCGGTGCACATGCTCCATTTTTTACCCGTAATATTGTTATTTTAAAAGATAACTCTGGCAATATGGGTGTTGGTGAAGTGCCTTGTGTTGGCACAGTGACAAAAACGCTAGAGGATGCAAAATCATTAGTTATTGGTCAACCGATTGGCGAATATAAAAATATCATGAATAAAGTGCGTACCCAATTTGCTGATCGTGATGTAGGGGGGCGTGGTAATCAAACCTTTGACCAACGATCAACAATTCATGTGGTGACAGCTATTGAAGCTGCAATGCTTGACTTACTTGGTAAATTCTTAAATGTAACCGTAGCTTCATTGTTAGGTGATGGTCAACAACGTGATGAGGTAGAAACATTAAGTTATTTATTTTATGTAGGTGATAGAAAGAAAACAGATCTTCCTTATCAAAGTCAACCTAATGAAAGTTGTGATTGGTATCGTTTGCGCCATGAAGAAGCGTTAACTCCAGAAGCGATTGCACGCTTGGCTGAAGCTACTTATGAGAAGTATGGGTTTAATGATTTTAAATTAAAAGGTGGCGTATTACGTGGTGAAGACGAGGCCGAAGCTATTATCGCCATTAAGAAAAAATTCCCTAACGCTCGAGTGACATTAGATCCTAATGGTGGATGGTCATTAGAAGAAGCCATTAAAATTGGTAAGTATTTAAAAGGTACTTTAGCTTATGCAGAAGATCCTTGTGGTGCAGAGCAAGGCTATTCTGGGCGTGAGATCATGGCTGAATTTCGACGTGCGACAGGATTACCGACAGCAACCAACATGATTGCGACCGACTGGCGTCAAATGGGGCATGCGCTTTCATTACAATCAGTAGATATTCCTCTGGCTGACCCACATTTTTGGACAATGAATGGTTCGGTTCGTGTTGCACAGATGTGTCATGAGTTCGGTTTAACGTGGGGATCTCACTCCAATAACCATTTTGATGTGTCATTAGCGATGTTTACCCATGTAGCTGCTGCTGCACCAGGTAATATTACTGCCATTGATACTCATTGGATTTGGCAAGAAGGTAATCAGCGTATCACCAAAGAACCTCTACAAATTGTTAAAGGAATGATTCAAGTACCTAAGAAACCTGGTTTAGGTGTTGAGATCGATATGGACCAAGTTTTAAAAGCTCATGAAGTCTTTAAAAATATGGGACTAGGTGCTCGCAATGATGCGATGGCCATGCAATATTTGATTCCTAATTGGACATTTGATAATAAACGTCCTTGTCTAGTTCGTTAG